In Leptospira licerasiae serovar Varillal str. VAR 010, the sequence TTTCTAATTTAGTTTCTTCTTCTTTTCCGCTTTTAGGACTTCTATAGAACCCCGCCATACCAGCGGGGTTTCTCTTCTTTTTCTTTATAGCCGGTCTTACGCAAATAATTTGTAATCTTGTAATGCTCTTTGTCGGACCAACCAAGGTCGGATAATCCTTTGTAAAAATAGCCTCATTTTTTCCAGAACTAGGAAAAGATTTGCTAAATCAGTCCCTGGGAAATTTTTTTACGGGATGGGGAACAATTCATTTCGTAATCTTATTATATTCTCTCTTATTACGAGTTTTGGGCTTACTTGCTCCTCAGTACAGAAGTTAAACGAACCTTCTAAGCTGATACAAGAACCGTACTACAAGCCGATAGGCGACTCAGAGAGTGTGTTCATTTTTAGAGAATCGGATACTGACTTTCGGGTTCGTAAAGCAGGGCATGAGGTCCCGATCCTAGCATTCTCTCCTATCGAATATCCAAAATCAGTGGATAAAAAATTGGCCTCTTATTTTGAGCAAGAGATCAGTTTGATCTGGAAGGATATTAAATTTTCTAACGCAAAAATTTCTCCTGAAGTTTGGAAAAACAAAACCGGATTAACTCAAGAGTTAAAATCCAAAGATGTGGACGTTTTAGTTTTAGGCTCGGTAATTGAGACTGATTCAGGTTGGACTTTCAAATTCGAATTAAAAGATTCGGTGGATACAAATTCTTACGGAGACTTTGAACTTTCTTTCAAACGTCCGGTTTCCAGCGAAGAAGTGGGAGCTTGGAACCAAGCAATATTCTGGAAATCTTCAGATAGAGTTATTTCATTAGAATCCAAACAAACCACCGTTCCGATTTGGGATAGAAAGCCTGATCTCACTAAGATTAAGGAGATCGTAAACTCTTCCATCAAAGGAACTTTAACGGTAAGGGCTTCTTCCGGAGATACGGAGATCCTTTGGAAAGGTAAGTCGTTAGGAAATACTCCTTTGACCGAGGTTCCGATCTTAGAAGGGATCCAAGACATACAAGTAGTCTTAAAGGGAAAAAAACCGATCACTAAAACCATCCAAGTAAGAGCAGGTAAAAAAAGTTTCTTATTTCAGGAGTGGGAAGAGGATCGTACATTAGGATCTGCTAAAGTAATTACGGTGCCTAACGGATTGTCCGTTTCTTTGGACGGTTATAAGCAGGGAGAAACTCCTTTTTATCGCAGTAACTTAACTCCCGGAGCGTATCAGTTGGAGCTCTTAAAGGAAAGCGCAGATGGGGCTTACGTTTATTACGAAGGGATCTTGGACGTAAAACCGGATCGTTTGGTGGAATTAGCGCTTCCATATTTCGGATACGGACTATTGTCAGAATTAGAATTCTGGAAACCTTCCGGAGAATTTGGATTTTCTCCTTTCGGACCGAACGGTTTGGAATTTGCAAAAAAGAAAAACTTATCCAACGGTTGGAACGGAGTGTATTCTCTACCTTTTATTCCAGAAGAGTTAGAGATAGAGGGCTACTTCTTACTTCCCGTAGATCACGGAGACGGTTCGGTGGCTGTAACATTCCATTTGAACGGTCTTTCTTTAGGAGTTGTTGCAGGAAAAGAGAAAGTCTCCATCTTCCAATTTCCTTCCGACGGAAAAACACTCAGCACTTATAAATATCTGGACGTGGACAAAGATATTGGTCGTCCATTCCTGTTCAAAACGGATTTAAAAAATAAAAAATTGTCCCTATATCTTGGTAGGGACGTGGTTTGGCAGGGAGATTTACCGGCTGGAGGACTCTGGACTGTTTCCGTTCTGACCAGAGGAGAAGAGTTCAGGGAAAAAACTCCAATCAAAGATCTGAAGATTCTCTATAAGGGATACAAGTGATGAATCGTATACTTTCTCGTTTTATAATATTATCAATCGTTTCCGTTTTTGGCGTACATTGCGCTTCTAAGGATTTCAGAAAATCAAATTCCCAAGATGCGATCCTAGAAAAAGATATTATCGCCGCTCAAAAATTGAAACAAGCGTCCAAGCTGATCAACGAAGGAAACTCGGCCTTTCAAAAGGGAAAATTCGAAGTCTCTCTTTCTAAAGGTAGAGAGGC encodes:
- a CDS encoding LIC10124 family lipoprotein — translated: MGNNSFRNLIIFSLITSFGLTCSSVQKLNEPSKLIQEPYYKPIGDSESVFIFRESDTDFRVRKAGHEVPILAFSPIEYPKSVDKKLASYFEQEISLIWKDIKFSNAKISPEVWKNKTGLTQELKSKDVDVLVLGSVIETDSGWTFKFELKDSVDTNSYGDFELSFKRPVSSEEVGAWNQAIFWKSSDRVISLESKQTTVPIWDRKPDLTKIKEIVNSSIKGTLTVRASSGDTEILWKGKSLGNTPLTEVPILEGIQDIQVVLKGKKPITKTIQVRAGKKSFLFQEWEEDRTLGSAKVITVPNGLSVSLDGYKQGETPFYRSNLTPGAYQLELLKESADGAYVYYEGILDVKPDRLVELALPYFGYGLLSELEFWKPSGEFGFSPFGPNGLEFAKKKNLSNGWNGVYSLPFIPEELEIEGYFLLPVDHGDGSVAVTFHLNGLSLGVVAGKEKVSIFQFPSDGKTLSTYKYLDVDKDIGRPFLFKTDLKNKKLSLYLGRDVVWQGDLPAGGLWTVSVLTRGEEFREKTPIKDLKILYKGYK